The Hymenobacter oligotrophus genome has a window encoding:
- a CDS encoding NAD-dependent epimerase/dehydratase family protein, which translates to MIDALPTKTDNRILREDMVAIYEKLSDQEKDKLRDSTILLTGCGGFLGYYFMHFFAHFAEELQIKRIIALENFLTGTKDWLDNLVASKPEVIKLHEFNVITDSVADIPGAAEADLVIHMASIASPTFYRIYPIETVDANITGLRRLLDFYAEKQLRGFLFFSSSEIYGDPFPEFIPTKEEYRGNVATIGPRACYDEAKRFGETLCYLFSQKYNMPIGMARPFNNYGPGMNINDKRLPADFAKAVVEGRDLEILSDGTPTRTFCYISDAITGYLKVLLHGEFDVFNIGMDNPELSVREFAEIFERNGREIFGYTGKISFSVSHDKEYMTDNPNRRCPDLTKARTILGYDPQVRIEEGIQRYLKFLHLNNGQL; encoded by the coding sequence ATGATCGACGCCTTACCTACCAAAACCGATAACCGCATTTTGCGGGAGGACATGGTGGCTATCTATGAAAAGCTTAGCGACCAGGAAAAGGATAAACTGCGCGACTCCACCATTCTGCTGACCGGATGCGGCGGCTTTTTGGGCTACTACTTTATGCACTTCTTCGCGCATTTTGCCGAGGAGCTGCAAATCAAGCGCATCATCGCCCTCGAGAACTTCCTGACCGGCACCAAAGACTGGCTCGACAACCTGGTGGCCAGCAAGCCCGAGGTAATTAAGCTGCACGAGTTCAACGTAATTACCGACTCGGTAGCGGATATTCCCGGTGCCGCCGAGGCCGATTTGGTCATTCACATGGCCTCCATTGCCTCGCCCACGTTCTACCGCATTTACCCCATCGAAACGGTAGATGCCAACATCACGGGCCTGCGCCGCCTGCTCGACTTTTATGCCGAAAAGCAGCTGCGTGGCTTCCTGTTCTTCTCGAGCAGCGAGATTTACGGCGACCCGTTTCCTGAATTCATCCCGACCAAAGAGGAGTACCGCGGCAACGTAGCCACCATTGGCCCACGGGCTTGCTACGACGAGGCCAAGCGCTTCGGCGAAACGCTGTGCTACCTGTTTTCGCAGAAGTACAACATGCCCATCGGCATGGCGCGGCCCTTCAACAACTACGGGCCCGGCATGAATATCAACGACAAGCGCCTGCCCGCCGACTTTGCCAAAGCCGTGGTAGAAGGCCGCGACCTGGAAATCCTGTCGGACGGTACGCCCACGCGCACCTTCTGCTACATCTCCGATGCCATTACGGGCTACCTCAAAGTGCTGCTGCACGGCGAGTTCGATGTGTTCAACATCGGCATGGACAACCCAGAGCTGTCGGTGCGCGAGTTTGCCGAAATCTTCGAGCGCAACGGCCGCGAAATTTTCGGGTACACGGGCAAAATCTCCTTTAGCGTGTCGCACGACAAGGAGTACATGACCGACAACCCCAACCGCCGCTGCCCCGACCTCACCAAGGCACGCACCATTTTGGGCTACGACCCGCAGGTGCGCATTGAAGAAGGCATCCAGCGCTACCTGAAATTTCTCCACCTCAACAACGGCCAGCTATAA
- a CDS encoding UDP-glucose dehydrogenase family protein translates to MITVLGLGFVGLTTALGFSKKGFKVYGIDVNQERVAKIKNYEVPFYEPHLDEALREELGQNFIVDASLHEAVNDSKAIIICVGTPGNPDGSANLTYLLSAVKDVFEASEGDFKVIVTKSTVPPSTVSRKVKPYVDQLNQQYNKPIGLASNPEFLREGYAWDDFMNPDRVVIGVEDERSKEVLNQIYLPFNAPVHYVTYNSAEFIKYLSNTLLSTLISFSNEMSMIAEHIGDIDVPSAFKILHQDKRWTGAPANMASYVFPGCGYGGYCLPKDTAALASIAKENGFEAKILEGNLRINDEIMDFMANKIAAAVPNKEATIGILGLAFKSGSDDVRLSPSKFIIEKLLAKGYSRIVAYDPMANEVFDKEFKLPIAYADSLESLVEQADELVLLTSWAEFKQNKELITSKRLFDFRYAFAELPKPPVAAESVA, encoded by the coding sequence ATGATTACGGTACTCGGATTAGGGTTCGTTGGGCTTACCACGGCCCTGGGCTTCAGCAAAAAAGGCTTCAAGGTGTACGGCATCGACGTAAACCAGGAGCGCGTAGCCAAAATCAAGAACTACGAGGTGCCGTTTTACGAGCCTCACCTCGACGAAGCCCTGCGCGAGGAGCTGGGCCAGAACTTCATCGTCGACGCGTCGCTGCACGAAGCCGTGAACGACAGCAAGGCCATCATCATTTGCGTGGGCACCCCCGGCAACCCCGATGGCAGCGCCAACCTTACGTACCTGCTGAGCGCCGTGAAGGACGTGTTCGAGGCCAGCGAAGGCGACTTTAAAGTAATCGTGACGAAAAGCACGGTGCCGCCCTCCACGGTGTCGCGGAAGGTGAAGCCCTACGTTGATCAGCTAAACCAACAGTACAACAAGCCCATTGGCCTGGCCTCGAACCCCGAGTTTCTGCGCGAGGGCTACGCCTGGGACGACTTTATGAACCCCGACCGCGTGGTGATTGGGGTAGAGGACGAGCGTTCCAAAGAAGTGCTGAACCAGATTTACCTGCCCTTCAACGCGCCGGTACACTACGTTACGTACAACTCGGCCGAGTTCATCAAGTACCTCTCCAACACGCTGCTCTCTACGCTCATCAGCTTCTCAAACGAGATGAGCATGATTGCCGAGCACATCGGCGACATCGACGTGCCCTCGGCATTCAAGATTCTGCATCAGGACAAGCGCTGGACAGGGGCCCCGGCCAACATGGCCAGCTACGTGTTCCCCGGCTGCGGCTACGGCGGCTACTGCCTGCCCAAGGATACGGCCGCGCTGGCCAGCATTGCCAAGGAGAACGGCTTCGAGGCCAAAATTCTGGAAGGCAACCTGCGAATCAACGATGAAATCATGGATTTTATGGCCAACAAGATTGCCGCTGCGGTGCCCAACAAAGAGGCCACCATTGGCATCCTGGGTTTGGCGTTCAAGAGCGGTTCCGACGACGTGCGCCTGAGCCCGAGCAAGTTCATCATCGAGAAGCTGCTGGCCAAAGGCTACAGCCGCATTGTGGCCTACGACCCCATGGCCAACGAGGTGTTCGACAAAGAGTTTAAGCTGCCGATAGCCTACGCCGACTCGCTCGAAAGCCTCGTGGAGCAGGCCGACGAACTGGTGCTGCTGACGAGCTGGGCCGAGTTCAAGCAAAACAAGGAGCTGATTACCAGCAAGCGTTTGTTTGATTTCCGCTATGCGTTTGCCGAGCTGCCCAAGCCGCCAGTAGCGGCCGAGAGCGTGGCTTAG
- the gmd gene encoding GDP-mannose 4,6-dehydratase, whose amino-acid sequence MKRALLTGITGQDGSYLAELLLSKGYEVHGIKRRSSLFNTERIDHLYQDPHEQDIRFKLHYGDLSDSTNLIRIVQEVQPDEIYNLGAMSHVKVSFDTPEYTADVDGVGTLRLLEAIRILGLTEKTRIYQASTSELYGLVQEVPQRETTPFYPRSPYAVAKLYAYWITVNYREAYGMYACNGILFNHESPLRGETFVTRKITRAAARIALGLQDKLFLGNLDAKRDWGHAKDYVEAMWRILQQDTPEDFVIATGVTTTVREFVRLAFRELGIELTFFGEGADETGHVVACHNPEFQLPLGKEVVAVDPAYFRPTEVELLIGDPTKAQEKLGWKPQYDLPALVQDMMQADLELFRRDATLREAGHKVLNYYE is encoded by the coding sequence ATGAAGCGTGCCCTCCTTACCGGCATTACGGGCCAAGACGGCTCGTATTTGGCCGAGCTGCTGCTCAGCAAAGGTTACGAAGTACACGGCATCAAGCGCCGCTCCTCGCTCTTTAACACCGAACGCATCGACCACCTCTACCAAGACCCCCACGAGCAAGACATCCGCTTCAAGCTGCACTACGGCGACTTGTCGGACTCGACGAACCTGATCCGCATCGTGCAGGAGGTGCAGCCCGACGAGATTTACAACCTCGGGGCCATGTCGCACGTGAAGGTGTCCTTCGACACGCCCGAGTACACGGCCGACGTGGACGGGGTGGGCACCTTGCGCCTGCTGGAAGCCATCCGCATATTGGGCCTGACGGAGAAGACGCGCATTTACCAGGCCAGCACCTCGGAGCTCTACGGCCTGGTGCAGGAGGTGCCGCAGCGCGAAACGACGCCCTTCTACCCCCGCTCGCCCTACGCCGTGGCCAAGCTCTACGCCTACTGGATTACGGTGAACTACCGCGAGGCCTACGGCATGTACGCCTGCAACGGCATCCTCTTCAACCACGAGAGCCCGCTGCGCGGCGAGACGTTCGTGACGCGCAAGATCACGCGCGCGGCGGCCCGCATCGCGCTGGGCCTGCAGGACAAGCTGTTTTTGGGCAACCTCGACGCCAAGCGCGACTGGGGCCACGCCAAGGACTACGTGGAGGCCATGTGGCGCATCCTGCAGCAAGACACGCCCGAGGACTTCGTCATCGCCACGGGCGTGACCACGACCGTGCGCGAGTTCGTGCGCCTGGCGTTCCGCGAACTCGGCATTGAGCTGACGTTTTTCGGCGAAGGCGCCGACGAAACCGGCCACGTGGTGGCCTGCCACAACCCCGAGTTCCAGCTGCCCCTAGGCAAAGAAGTGGTAGCCGTCGACCCGGCGTACTTCCGCCCCACCGAAGTGGAGCTGCTCATCGGCGACCCCACCAAGGCGCAGGAGAAGTTGGGCTGGAAACCGCAATACGACTTGCCGGCCCTGGTGCAGGATATGATGCAGGCCGATCTGGAGCTGTTCCGCCGCGACGCCACGTTGCGCGAAGCCGGTCACAAAGTGCTGAACTACTACGAATAA
- a CDS encoding glutamate-1-semialdehyde 2,1-aminomutase has translation MTPSVLAALAPPVAQTPALAATATGVLALQERFHAVIPGGSHTYAKGDDQFPESMAPYLVRGKGCRVWDTEQQEYIEYGMGLRAVTLGHAYGPVLRAAQREMLRGTTNVGRPTVLELRAAEDFLETTGAGDMVKFAKNGSDVTTAAVKLARAATGRDLVACCQDHPFFSTDDWFIGTTAVRAGIPDAVRQLTLGFRYNDLGSVEQLFAEHPGQIACIILEIEKETPPAPDFLPGLRRLCDQHGTVLIFDEIITGLRWHVGGAQALYGVKPDLSTWGKALGNGFSVAALAGKRELMELGGLHHQKERVFLLSTTYGAESHSLAAMRAVLAAYRREPVNEHMQQAGDCLRRLVSQSIDEYHLGGHFAVLGQPQCLVYATRDADQQPSQGFRTLVLQEALRRGLLLPSLIVSYAHQPADIELTAERLHEVLGVYRKALDEGLDKYLHGRSVQPVYRARN, from the coding sequence ATGACTCCCTCTGTACTTGCAGCACTGGCGCCGCCCGTAGCCCAAACACCTGCGCTGGCCGCAACGGCCACCGGCGTGCTGGCGTTGCAGGAGCGCTTTCATGCGGTTATTCCGGGCGGAAGTCATACCTATGCCAAAGGCGACGACCAGTTTCCGGAGAGCATGGCCCCGTACCTGGTGCGCGGCAAGGGCTGCCGCGTGTGGGATACCGAGCAGCAAGAGTACATCGAGTACGGCATGGGCTTGCGGGCCGTAACCCTAGGGCACGCCTACGGCCCGGTGCTGCGGGCAGCACAGCGCGAAATGCTGCGAGGCACCACCAACGTGGGCCGGCCAACCGTGCTGGAGCTCCGCGCCGCCGAGGATTTCCTGGAAACCACCGGCGCCGGCGACATGGTGAAGTTTGCCAAAAATGGCTCCGACGTAACCACGGCCGCCGTGAAGCTGGCCCGTGCCGCTACCGGCCGCGACCTGGTGGCCTGCTGCCAAGACCACCCGTTTTTTTCTACCGACGACTGGTTTATCGGCACCACCGCCGTTCGGGCGGGCATACCCGATGCGGTACGGCAGCTTACCCTCGGCTTCCGCTACAACGACCTAGGCAGCGTGGAACAGCTTTTTGCCGAGCACCCCGGCCAAATTGCCTGCATCATTCTGGAAATTGAGAAGGAAACCCCGCCGGCTCCCGATTTTCTGCCCGGTTTGCGCCGTCTCTGCGACCAACACGGCACCGTGCTTATCTTCGATGAAATCATTACCGGCTTGCGCTGGCACGTGGGCGGTGCGCAGGCGCTTTACGGCGTAAAGCCCGACCTCAGCACCTGGGGCAAAGCCCTCGGCAACGGCTTTAGCGTTGCGGCCCTCGCGGGCAAGCGCGAGCTGATGGAGCTGGGCGGCTTGCACCACCAAAAGGAGCGGGTGTTCTTGCTCTCGACAACCTACGGCGCCGAAAGCCACTCGCTGGCGGCCATGCGCGCGGTGTTGGCCGCTTACCGCCGCGAGCCCGTGAACGAGCACATGCAGCAAGCCGGCGACTGCCTGCGCCGCCTCGTGTCGCAGTCGATCGACGAGTACCACCTAGGCGGGCACTTTGCGGTACTGGGCCAGCCGCAGTGCCTGGTGTACGCCACCCGCGACGCCGACCAGCAGCCCTCGCAGGGGTTCCGCACCTTGGTGCTGCAAGAAGCGCTGCGCCGGGGCTTGCTGCTGCCCTCGCTGATTGTGAGCTACGCCCACCAGCCCGCCGACATCGAACTAACCGCCGAGCGCCTGCACGAGGTGCTTGGTGTATACCGCAAGGCCCTCGACGAAGGCCTCGACAAATACCTGCACGGCCGCTCCGTGCAACCCGTGTACCGGGCGCGAAACTGA
- a CDS encoding NAD(P)H-dependent oxidoreductase yields MIILDKFLQAREQEGRPIRVGLWGAGEMAKGMVNQVMRYTPGMVVSVIANRTLSKAHEAYAYTGHTAQECNDLASLQACISGGGLAVTENAELLCEVEGLDLLVECTGTIHYAANLVMKAIENKKHVLLFNPEVDATVGPIMKVYADKAGVMLSGCDGDQPGVIMNLYRFVKGLGLTPLICGNIKGLQDFYRNPTTQKGFAERWQLTPEMVTSFADGTKISIEQACVANATGMGVAKRGMLGYHHDGHVDDMTGLYDVEELKRLGGIVDYVVGPKPGPGVFVFATTDDPKTKHYLEYGKLGTGPLYSFYTPYHLIYAEIPISIARMVLFQDIIMAPLGGPVVEVITHAKTPLKAGHKLDGLGGYDTYGQCENAETARLENLLPVGLAEGCVLKRDVPRDHPITFDDVELPADNLVQRLYREQTALFFPHLQPKAELV; encoded by the coding sequence ATGATCATACTTGATAAATTTCTGCAAGCTCGCGAGCAAGAAGGACGGCCAATTCGCGTAGGACTTTGGGGCGCCGGGGAAATGGCGAAGGGCATGGTAAACCAGGTAATGCGCTACACGCCGGGCATGGTGGTGAGCGTTATTGCCAACCGTACCCTGAGCAAAGCCCACGAAGCCTACGCGTACACCGGCCACACCGCTCAGGAGTGCAACGACTTAGCCTCGCTGCAGGCGTGTATTTCGGGTGGCGGCCTGGCCGTGACGGAAAATGCCGAGCTGCTGTGCGAAGTAGAGGGGCTGGATTTGCTGGTGGAGTGCACCGGTACCATCCATTACGCCGCCAACTTGGTGATGAAGGCCATCGAGAACAAAAAGCACGTGCTGCTTTTCAATCCGGAGGTAGATGCCACCGTGGGGCCGATTATGAAGGTGTACGCCGACAAAGCGGGCGTGATGCTGAGCGGTTGCGACGGCGACCAACCCGGTGTAATCATGAACCTGTACCGCTTTGTGAAGGGCCTGGGTCTGACGCCGCTGATTTGCGGCAACATCAAAGGGCTGCAGGATTTCTACCGCAACCCCACCACCCAAAAAGGCTTTGCCGAACGCTGGCAGCTGACGCCCGAAATGGTAACCAGCTTTGCCGACGGCACCAAAATTTCGATTGAGCAAGCCTGCGTGGCCAACGCCACCGGCATGGGCGTGGCCAAGCGCGGTATGCTTGGCTACCACCACGACGGCCACGTCGACGACATGACCGGCCTCTACGACGTGGAGGAGCTGAAGCGCCTAGGTGGCATCGTCGATTATGTGGTAGGGCCCAAGCCCGGCCCCGGCGTGTTTGTATTCGCCACCACCGACGACCCCAAAACCAAGCATTACCTCGAGTACGGCAAGCTGGGCACGGGGCCGCTCTACAGCTTCTACACGCCGTACCACCTCATCTACGCCGAAATTCCGATTTCCATTGCCCGCATGGTGCTGTTCCAGGACATCATCATGGCGCCCCTAGGTGGCCCGGTGGTAGAAGTAATAACGCACGCCAAAACACCCTTGAAAGCCGGCCACAAGCTCGATGGCCTAGGGGGCTACGATACTTACGGGCAGTGCGAAAACGCCGAAACCGCCCGCCTCGAAAACCTGCTGCCCGTGGGCCTGGCCGAAGGTTGCGTACTGAAGCGCGACGTGCCGCGCGACCACCCCATCACGTTCGACGACGTAGAGCTGCCCGCCGACAACCTGGTGCAGCGCCTTTACCGCGAGCAAACGGCCCTGTTCTTCCCGCATTTGCAACCCAAAGCCGAGCTGGTGTAA
- a CDS encoding GDP-L-fucose synthase family protein, translating to MEKNAKIYVAGHRGMAGSAIVRRLQQAGYHNLVLRTSKELDLRNQAAVADFFAEEKPGYVVLAAAKVGGIVANNTYRADFLYDNLMIESNVLEQARVHGVQKLLYLGSSCIYPKMAPQPIKEEYLLTGPLEPTNEPYAIAKIAGLKLCEAYHDQHGCRFITVMPTNLYGPGDNYHPENSHVMAALLRKISEAAALGRPQVEVWGTGKPYREFLHVDDLADACLHLLLHYDGRDPINVGTGEDLTIRELAETIAELTGYQGELVFDTSRPDGTPRKLLDVSRLHNLGWHHRIELREGIRHVLEAAEWHTDAAEVANHALSALAT from the coding sequence ATGGAAAAGAACGCTAAGATTTACGTTGCCGGGCACCGCGGAATGGCGGGCTCGGCCATTGTGCGCCGCTTGCAACAAGCCGGCTACCACAACCTGGTGCTGCGGACCTCTAAGGAACTCGACTTGCGCAACCAAGCCGCAGTGGCCGACTTCTTCGCGGAAGAAAAGCCCGGGTATGTGGTGCTTGCTGCTGCCAAAGTAGGCGGCATTGTAGCCAACAACACCTACCGCGCCGATTTCCTGTACGACAACCTCATGATTGAGTCAAACGTGCTGGAGCAAGCCCGCGTGCACGGCGTGCAGAAGCTGCTATACCTAGGCTCGTCGTGCATTTATCCGAAGATGGCGCCTCAGCCCATCAAGGAAGAGTACTTGCTGACCGGACCGCTGGAACCCACCAACGAACCGTACGCCATTGCCAAAATTGCGGGCCTCAAATTGTGCGAGGCCTACCACGACCAGCACGGTTGCCGCTTCATCACGGTGATGCCCACCAACCTGTACGGCCCCGGCGACAACTACCACCCCGAAAACTCGCACGTGATGGCCGCGCTGCTGCGCAAAATCAGCGAGGCGGCAGCCCTAGGTCGGCCGCAGGTGGAGGTGTGGGGCACGGGCAAGCCGTACCGCGAGTTTTTGCACGTCGATGACTTGGCCGATGCTTGTCTGCACCTGCTGCTGCACTACGATGGGCGCGACCCCATTAACGTGGGCACCGGTGAGGACCTTACTATCCGCGAATTAGCCGAAACCATTGCCGAGCTCACCGGCTACCAAGGTGAGTTGGTGTTCGATACTTCTCGCCCCGATGGCACCCCGCGTAAGCTGCTCGATGTAAGCCGCCTGCATAACCTAGGCTGGCACCACCGAATTGAATTACGCGAGGGCATCCGGCACGTTTTGGAGGCCGCTGAGTGGCACACCGATGCCGCCGAAGTAGCCAACCACGCGCTGTCGGCCTTGGCCACCTAG
- a CDS encoding glycosyltransferase family 61 protein, giving the protein MHAVLSRVQRRAGRLLREWVPYRRHYRPVGVHASSAQLAQQAGSGATYNEIEPAHTSTLELPAGFYECAADFSGLHGKPNATEQLPAAFVLTLRNGRVYADNPNSVAIISADNRLVGDVSFQYGNSWNLAQPEHNNIFRQQWFVAPTRIEGTVFSLLSGGGAASGNYYHWLVDSLPRLHLLQEAGLLGSVDYFLVYNRNHGFVRESLAHLGIGPERIIDVETHRHVQATQLIATTSVRGQGTHVPRWASDYLRAAFLPPDAAVASRFGPLVYISRRDASMRLTRNEAEVEKLLHGYGFETHVLSPYSFAEKVALFAGARVVVGPVGAGLANLVFCPTGASVIELFSEHFVVADYLDLATKAGMHYQFLVSTLGALVKDRRQAWEEDLLIDVDALRARVEPLVAAKQQLA; this is encoded by the coding sequence ATGCACGCAGTACTAAGTAGGGTTCAGCGCAGGGCTGGGCGTTTGTTGCGCGAGTGGGTACCGTACCGCCGCCACTACCGCCCGGTAGGCGTACATGCTAGCAGTGCCCAACTGGCCCAGCAGGCCGGCAGCGGTGCTACGTACAATGAAATTGAGCCGGCCCATACCTCCACGCTGGAGCTTCCGGCCGGCTTTTATGAGTGCGCGGCCGACTTTTCGGGCTTGCACGGCAAACCCAACGCTACCGAGCAGTTGCCCGCTGCTTTTGTGCTAACGCTGCGCAACGGCCGGGTGTACGCCGACAACCCCAACAGCGTAGCCATCATCAGCGCCGACAACCGGTTGGTGGGCGATGTATCGTTTCAGTACGGCAACTCCTGGAACCTCGCGCAGCCCGAGCACAACAACATCTTTCGGCAGCAGTGGTTTGTGGCGCCTACCCGCATCGAGGGCACCGTGTTCAGCTTGCTTTCGGGCGGCGGCGCGGCCTCGGGCAACTACTACCACTGGCTCGTCGACTCGCTGCCCCGCTTGCACCTGTTGCAAGAGGCCGGACTGCTTGGCTCCGTCGATTACTTTTTGGTGTACAACCGCAACCACGGCTTCGTGCGCGAGAGCCTCGCGCACCTAGGCATTGGCCCCGAGCGCATCATCGACGTAGAAACGCACCGCCACGTGCAAGCTACGCAGCTAATTGCCACTACCTCGGTGCGAGGCCAGGGTACCCACGTGCCCCGCTGGGCCAGCGACTACCTGCGCGCGGCATTTTTGCCCCCCGATGCGGCCGTAGCCAGCCGCTTCGGGCCGCTGGTTTACATCAGCCGCCGCGACGCTTCGATGCGCCTAACCCGCAACGAGGCCGAGGTAGAAAAGCTGCTACACGGCTACGGTTTCGAAACGCACGTGCTCAGCCCCTACTCGTTTGCCGAAAAGGTAGCCTTGTTTGCCGGCGCGCGCGTTGTGGTGGGCCCCGTCGGCGCGGGCCTTGCCAACCTGGTTTTCTGCCCCACCGGCGCCAGTGTAATTGAGCTGTTCTCGGAACACTTTGTGGTGGCCGATTACCTCGACTTAGCTACCAAAGCCGGCATGCATTACCAATTTTTGGTCTCGACCCTAGGTGCTCTTGTAAAAGACCGACGCCAGGCCTGGGAAGAAGACCTGCTGATTGACGTAGACGCCCTGCGTGCTCGGGTAGAGCCGCTCGTGGCCGCCAAGCAGCAACTTGCTTAA
- a CDS encoding glycosyltransferase family 2 protein → MATSTATPTALLSIVTWNSADTIEQCLASVLAQDHPNLQVWVVDNDSTDDTCARVQRLIGGDARVQLHALPQNTGFCGGHNYALDRTSTDFVLLVNPDVVLPPDYLSHALRIMERDEHIGTVCGLLVQSDDADPLIDSAGMNRYSAGRFGLRLHGQRVSEARPEAGWVDGADGALPLYRRRFIDDLRVAGHFFDERFFAHKEDWDIAWRGQLYGWRTWFEPGCRAVHPRVFRPGDLTLRRRLGAAIKADAVKNQLLLLTKNAPAKPGFWLRALPRQAAVLAYTLLMERSSLSAYSYIWRHRREVLTSRRLVQARARLGAPVPQAAANQTKPVLSLCVPTYKRPELLERTLRSIGPLPPDVELVISDNSPLEDTRSEELVKRVLADVPATQWRYYHNPPGGTTATNFNLCILRAKGHYVMQFHDDDYFFPGGLMLMLNRLRRTQRTHPVVLFGVDLVDMQERFIRHQGVKQEVFLKPADALKAVLTNSSLVRMPAMIVSRDAYMAAGCLDEQQGPSGDSDMWVRLFAQHGVLRVPETPAAYTIHQGAVTAQMFNQVTIRHLMRMFDKVRTAQHLPAEALDRAQANYFYQFVLAGAYRALQRGDVAEGRQILGLLGTPELRGLPVPVRWLPVRAAFSLLSRLDGRVVRPLLPSI, encoded by the coding sequence ATGGCTACTTCCACTGCCACGCCTACGGCGTTGCTTTCCATTGTTACCTGGAACAGCGCCGACACCATTGAACAGTGCCTTGCCTCGGTACTGGCGCAAGACCACCCCAACCTTCAGGTTTGGGTGGTCGATAATGACTCGACCGACGACACCTGCGCCCGGGTGCAGCGCCTCATCGGGGGCGATGCGCGGGTGCAGCTGCACGCGCTGCCCCAAAACACCGGTTTTTGCGGCGGCCACAACTACGCCCTCGACCGCACCAGCACCGATTTTGTGTTGCTGGTGAACCCCGACGTGGTGCTGCCCCCCGACTACCTCAGCCACGCCTTACGCATTATGGAGCGCGACGAGCACATTGGTACGGTGTGCGGCCTGCTGGTGCAAAGCGATGATGCCGACCCGCTCATCGACTCGGCTGGCATGAACCGTTACTCTGCCGGGCGCTTTGGCCTGCGCCTGCACGGCCAGCGCGTTTCGGAGGCGCGCCCCGAAGCCGGTTGGGTTGATGGCGCCGATGGGGCCCTGCCGCTGTACCGCCGCCGTTTTATCGACGACCTGCGCGTGGCCGGCCATTTTTTCGACGAACGTTTTTTTGCGCACAAAGAAGACTGGGACATTGCCTGGCGCGGCCAGCTGTACGGCTGGCGCACTTGGTTCGAGCCCGGGTGCCGGGCGGTGCATCCGCGCGTTTTTCGCCCCGGCGACCTAACCCTGCGCCGCCGCCTAGGGGCCGCTATCAAAGCCGATGCTGTTAAAAACCAACTGCTGCTGCTCACCAAAAATGCGCCCGCCAAACCTGGTTTCTGGTTGCGGGCGCTGCCCCGGCAAGCGGCCGTATTAGCTTATACTTTACTTATGGAACGCTCCTCGTTATCAGCTTATTCCTACATCTGGCGCCACCGGCGCGAGGTGCTAACCAGCCGGCGCCTGGTGCAAGCCCGTGCGCGCCTAGGTGCCCCAGTGCCCCAGGCCGCGGCCAACCAAACCAAGCCTGTGCTGAGCCTGTGCGTGCCCACCTACAAGCGGCCCGAACTGCTGGAGCGCACCCTGCGTTCCATTGGCCCGCTGCCCCCCGATGTGGAGCTGGTTATTTCCGACAACTCGCCGCTGGAGGATACGCGCAGCGAAGAGCTGGTGAAGCGCGTGCTGGCCGATGTGCCGGCCACCCAGTGGCGCTACTACCACAACCCGCCCGGCGGCACCACCGCTACCAACTTCAACCTGTGCATTCTGCGGGCCAAGGGTCATTACGTGATGCAATTTCACGACGACGACTACTTCTTCCCGGGGGGCCTGATGCTCATGCTCAACCGGCTGCGGCGCACGCAGCGCACCCACCCCGTGGTGCTGTTCGGCGTCGATCTGGTGGATATGCAAGAACGCTTTATTCGCCACCAAGGGGTAAAGCAAGAGGTGTTCCTGAAACCCGCCGACGCGCTCAAAGCGGTGCTCACCAATTCTTCGCTGGTGCGCATGCCGGCCATGATCGTGAGCCGCGATGCGTACATGGCGGCCGGCTGCCTCGACGAGCAGCAGGGCCCCAGCGGCGACTCCGATATGTGGGTGCGCCTGTTTGCGCAGCACGGCGTGTTGCGCGTGCCCGAAACGCCGGCCGCCTACACCATTCACCAAGGCGCCGTTACGGCCCAAATGTTTAACCAAGTAACCATCCGGCACCTGATGCGCATGTTCGATAAGGTGCGCACGGCCCAGCACTTGCCCGCCGAGGCGCTCGACCGCGCTCAGGCCAACTATTTCTACCAATTTGTGTTGGCCGGTGCGTACCGGGCCCTGCAACGCGGCGACGTAGCCGAAGGGCGCCAAATTTTGGGGCTGCTGGGCACTCCGGAGTTGCGCGGCCTGCCAGTGCCCGTGCGCTGGTTGCCGGTGCGCGCGGCCTTCTCGCTGCTTTCGCGCCTCGATGGCCGGGTGGTTCGCCCGCTGCTGCCGTCGATATAG